In Lewinellaceae bacterium, a single window of DNA contains:
- a CDS encoding VCBS repeat-containing protein produces MINNTRQDGAALVLTANHLLENVGADAVTSNSISDWMFYWGYESQDCNNPSVPPTEIATSGDIVLANAPESDFALLRLAAIPASNVYFNGWNSEEMTPSSAVTIHHPGGDIKKITALSNPFGYVTSTHADYATEMLNNLSGVVEGGSSGGPLLGIHNNFKYVYGQLRGVTIFQNGDLMLPPPGFNYCADFPYYVLFGALAYSWGNNQNLDDRRKLRPWLDPISLGVSQLEGSSDPACTSVNNELIISSAIPICDADGTYKILLEFYAPKGRYIINDGSSNFTYDNVYPIGTPLQFNLLGNYSTSSVDITITGAFNNCTATITTISYGCPTCTDNLQNGDETGIDCGGPDCPPCPPACTPPTIISSSATICLNENNYEIQAGFTGVAGHTYKLYTVPQSSVFTNQTPGDGPFHFSNFASGQDVQVFVEDEADLTCADDELVTGPDCTNCSVTITDVTPTCIGSNTFNLEVAFTGDAGHSYDLFTVPTSTMGNQSGVTPGTYTFGPFDVSQSIYVAVEDVANTSCNANYPVVNPANCTGGSCPLIPVTLMAPPDMTVYSVSEIPTLQWDIDDSDISCFDTYHLQIDGDPNFDPPVVDEETYDLAFFTLPAGGPGTLYWRVRAKNIDGSWGPWAGPRSVIFQDNPGPGLQLELASDITHPTPFCTGETNTVSAFIHNPNSQNWVGTLGALLYDLGNSQYLEIKNNVSIAAGGNLSLDFAGSIFLQPSNNMSLIIVEQEAGASLAELVLDGLYDNYIAVTVANCAPSCAIPTNLSTVVATSYNATISWVDVPEAINYGLIWREAGASQVSGGQVISGSQNSFQITGLEPGTAYEWQVKSYCEAGVSSAYSARQPFSTTMPPCGPPFNLQEETITGTYCKVSWTPDNNSSSHLLYWRRAGTVQWNIDGSISGNQSELFGLQPNTDYEWQIRSRCIPSEISLLSPVQTFTTTAQGCPDFELVDLQILSTTADEVTFSVTVANIGTEPGYVGGDALNPNGITYIQFHFSTDEIIGNADDSAAGGGEFFGESSGYVVMGTSTTNTYTLQRPEPCYGYLVATYDFIGGVTECNETNNADIQPFAALWPAPQSLTTSEITDQSARLEWDMVSGQPYRARYRQVGSTSWTYSPTFLESFNWWNVSGLSPCSAYEWQVSINCYAIGDYWSDLDFFSTECISCSELIAPADGAMGASADQDLSWTAADGSPSGYRLTVETSPGFGNILNNVDVGNVTNYALDPLPYNATIYVSVHPYYPFQTQQDCPQMSFQVEAAPSDCSWNLQNSSVTDYLTDIYMVNNQVGYAVGTYWRILKTADGGANWTSLYSIGSFESWAAVHFIDENTGWVSGTGGAIWKTEDGGANWTPQSTNTSSYIRDLAFSNANTGWAVGENGLILKTTNGGVSWETQNSPTFELLNAVSFVDESYGWAVGFSGTIIKTADGGITWNSLSSGTTSYLRGVHFVNSSVGWAVGGGNTLLKTVDGGISWQAQSAGSTSGFSACYFSDVNLGWVVGQLGAVFNTMNGGQSWQQENNPETVTFNEITQVQTGERWMVGADGKIVYSDCFATGVSTPGCTDPTAHNFNPNATEDDGSCQTCSDGIQNGDETGIDCGGLDCPPCPSLTTTWPSNPCLETGSPQIITWSASNSITAVQIEYCQVGGACYPIVSTTPNDGIFSWTVNGANGTGDYFIRISSAADPSITSDGAVFQISNDCTPPSCGDNTCDPSEDCQSCPEDCPPCPTADPSLVSLSSNQIQIQYAGPVDGTSLTTASLRIWGGETGLRTGTYAAAGSLATFTADEPFRPGELLHIVALSTVQYSGGSAAPAYSWIRQAPATNPTPPYFANIANTGIVLPAAAYANAYQFLALDLNRDGRQDLLYRYHASNGASTNVLVYLRNPDNSFAAPATYSNSASYSVLSWAPDLNNDGYPDLLIMHNVPSQVQVRLNDGAGAFGNAAYYPVTNYCNGVTYCDVDLDGDLDVLAYAGNASLPANTVSILINNGDGTFQPQQTISTGVFSSSLVPADVDNDGDMDLLYTSNTAYNSTPAFRVFLNDGAGTFSLNTNELNPALRYILGAFDYNEDGIVDILSSRPGLEVHQANSTLPWTLSNPATLDNYSGRTYTGDLDSDGDLDVISPNRYDGASWNNLPMQYFLNDGNGGFSGVTTNQILPNGQSGLSDYDGDGDLDIFYVENGAVYVALNGPLPLPLCSNLVDPANGAMDVPVNAGLAWAAADGAVGYRLTAGTSPGGTDILDNVDVGDVTAYDPGPLPYNAAIYVTVTPYNSAGDAAACAEESFMTAGCPDMVLENLSYNNGVLYVEFTNIGTALADLTRTEAKFSYSPDGNPTTAYATQTGFGDFGPYLATGESWVLNINVDPNYNNYPYFVGQVDFFDEIAECDETNNISVFALTLGCTDPSAHNYNPNANSDDGSCETCSDGIQNGDETGVDCGGFLCNPCPCTTVVTNTNDSGPGSLREAINCANSNPGPGLITFDISGSGPFVIQVPVNAPLPNLTDDATVIDATTQPNYSPGLIEVALASQSSVMGFTIGADNCEIYGLKITGFYTGIRMTQLFGASRTVYIGAPGKGNVFYNNVQGVGIYGEIPRAIVQSNEFYGDFSMDFTGVHTQGNDNVIGGNDPTEGNIIHDLKFGVYYANVNSTNVASRKNQFYCNTIPIIGPSSTTTAPPQVLVSTTTLISGTASPNSTVEVFYADNTCSADPCQGRDFIAETTSDGNGNWSVQGSFVAGSAATATAKSGNLHTSRFASCQDITLLCPDLAIENLTYDNGALHAEVTNVGTAQADLSGININFSYSPDGNPTSSFAGQLQFGGFGPYLNPGESHILSGNVGLNYNNYPNFVAQVDVFDEMAECDETNNITVFALTLGCTNPDAHNYDPDVNSENGSCETCEDGVLNGDETDIDCGGASCAPCVCATIVTSTSDSGPGSLREAINCANSNAGPDVISFGIPGASPHIISLASALPTITDDNTVIDATLNGYSLGDIVLEGSSSSGDGVIMVQSNSGFELYGMVVRQGQYRGLNLINCSNFIIGAPGKPNSIYNNGQAWQNAENVFVADANSGTIQNNRIGVTEAFAMGNDNPNVGLTVYGQDVLIGGSRAMGEGNTMGGNVHHNLLMRGSPLLNGPLSNNITAQGNDIGTGPNGTEDYGALNGIYVFGDNEFFKIGGDNSDFSNRIAFNSYGVSREHGISTVQITKNLIYCNNIGMKDWETSYTYPNISTATTIEITGISNAGDIIEVFANDDASCPGFLCQGKNYLGNAVADASGNWSLSGTFSPGARVIATATDGNNNTSEFSNCLEVIECTDIWYLDADDDSFGNPDVSQIACIQPPNYVANNQDCDDANPAIHPNATEVCDDADNNCNGYTDTDDPELVDNTPPDAACADFTAQLDATGNAAIAATDIDGGSEDACGIASSTVAPNAFGCSELGDHVVTLTVTDHTGLISTCTATVTVQGPDADGDGVCDSGDPCPFDPDNDNDGDGVCGDVDPCPNDPDNDIDGDGFCGDVDNCPFDANPSQYDLDADGIGDACDPLVYIGEVATNLSDYIENIGLNSSVELAVTRRLDLAVSRFCNYSSPGPAISSLNNLIAYVQYQSGNNIPPADADYILAQLQALIDAINAGTVQCGSGNLRSAPGASAGETSAGIQLVLYPNPATRELNIQVAGLETDARLAIFDKLGRQVWVADMEAGQTRLQVALEENRYANGLYLVRLAAAEKTVTKRLIVNR; encoded by the coding sequence TTGATCAATAACACCAGGCAAGATGGAGCCGCCTTAGTTTTGACAGCTAATCACTTATTGGAAAATGTCGGGGCTGATGCTGTGACGAGCAATTCTATTAGCGACTGGATGTTTTATTGGGGGTATGAGAGCCAGGATTGTAATAATCCATCTGTTCCACCAACCGAAATTGCTACGAGTGGAGATATTGTACTTGCAAATGCTCCCGAATCGGATTTTGCGTTGCTGAGGCTTGCAGCAATTCCTGCCAGTAACGTATATTTCAATGGGTGGAATAGTGAGGAAATGACGCCGAGTTCAGCGGTTACCATTCACCATCCAGGCGGTGATATCAAAAAGATAACTGCCTTATCCAACCCATTCGGGTACGTTACAAGTACACATGCTGATTACGCCACTGAAATGTTGAATAATTTGTCAGGGGTAGTGGAAGGAGGCTCCTCAGGCGGTCCGTTATTGGGAATACATAATAATTTCAAGTATGTATATGGGCAACTCCGAGGGGTAACTATATTCCAGAATGGAGATCTTATGCTTCCTCCTCCAGGGTTTAATTATTGTGCGGACTTTCCTTACTATGTCCTTTTTGGGGCCTTGGCGTATTCTTGGGGAAATAACCAAAATTTAGACGACAGGCGAAAACTACGCCCATGGCTCGACCCCATCAGCCTGGGCGTGAGCCAGCTGGAAGGTTCCAGCGACCCGGCTTGCACCAGCGTAAATAACGAACTCATTATCAGCAGTGCCATCCCTATTTGTGATGCAGATGGAACCTATAAAATATTACTTGAATTTTATGCTCCCAAAGGGAGGTACATTATCAATGATGGCTCATCAAATTTCACTTATGATAACGTTTATCCTATTGGAACACCGTTGCAGTTTAATCTTCTTGGAAACTATTCTACTTCCTCAGTAGATATTACAATCACCGGTGCCTTTAATAACTGTACAGCAACAATAACGACCATCAGCTACGGCTGCCCCACCTGCACCGACAACCTCCAAAACGGCGACGAAACCGGCATCGACTGCGGCGGCCCGGATTGCCCGCCCTGCCCTCCAGCCTGCACTCCCCCTACCATCATCAGCTCCAGTGCCACTATTTGTCTCAATGAGAACAATTACGAAATACAGGCAGGCTTTACCGGGGTAGCCGGCCACACCTATAAACTTTATACCGTACCCCAATCATCGGTTTTCACCAATCAAACGCCTGGCGATGGGCCTTTCCACTTCTCGAATTTTGCTTCAGGGCAAGATGTACAGGTATTTGTGGAAGATGAAGCCGACCTCACCTGTGCGGATGATGAATTGGTAACGGGGCCGGATTGTACGAATTGTTCGGTGACGATCACGGATGTAACGCCTACCTGTATAGGGAGCAATACATTCAATCTGGAAGTTGCCTTCACCGGAGATGCCGGCCATTCTTACGACCTTTTTACCGTTCCCACCAGCACAATGGGAAATCAAAGTGGCGTAACCCCAGGCACTTATACTTTCGGGCCCTTTGACGTCTCGCAAAGCATTTATGTGGCCGTCGAAGATGTAGCCAATACCTCTTGTAACGCCAATTATCCGGTTGTAAACCCAGCCAATTGCACCGGTGGTAGTTGCCCCTTGATTCCCGTCACCCTGATGGCCCCGCCGGATATGACGGTGTACTCCGTATCGGAAATCCCAACCCTGCAATGGGATATCGATGACAGTGACATTTCTTGTTTTGACACCTATCATCTTCAGATCGATGGAGATCCGAATTTCGATCCTCCAGTGGTAGATGAAGAAACCTATGACTTAGCCTTCTTCACTCTGCCGGCCGGTGGGCCGGGGACGTTATACTGGAGAGTTCGGGCAAAAAACATAGACGGTAGTTGGGGCCCCTGGGCAGGGCCGCGGTCGGTTATCTTCCAGGACAATCCGGGCCCGGGCCTTCAATTAGAGCTCGCCAGTGATATTACCCATCCAACTCCTTTCTGCACTGGAGAAACAAACACCGTTTCGGCCTTCATACACAATCCCAACAGCCAGAACTGGGTTGGCACGCTGGGTGCTTTGTTATATGACCTTGGCAACAGCCAGTATTTGGAGATTAAGAATAATGTCTCAATTGCTGCGGGAGGAAATTTATCGCTCGACTTCGCTGGCTCAATTTTCCTGCAACCCAGCAACAACATGTCCTTGATCATTGTAGAACAGGAAGCTGGAGCCTCTTTAGCGGAGCTGGTGCTGGATGGCCTTTACGACAATTACATTGCGGTGACGGTGGCCAATTGTGCCCCCTCCTGCGCAATTCCCACTAACCTATCTACCGTAGTTGCCACCAGCTATAATGCTACCATTAGCTGGGTCGATGTGCCCGAAGCCATCAACTACGGCTTGATTTGGCGTGAAGCAGGCGCCAGCCAGGTTTCGGGAGGGCAGGTTATTTCCGGAAGCCAAAACAGCTTCCAGATCACAGGGCTGGAGCCAGGTACGGCTTACGAATGGCAGGTCAAATCTTATTGTGAAGCTGGCGTTTCCAGTGCTTACTCAGCGCGGCAGCCATTTTCCACAACTATGCCACCCTGCGGGCCTCCGTTCAACTTGCAGGAAGAAACAATAACGGGAACTTACTGTAAGGTCAGCTGGACACCCGATAACAATTCGTCTTCTCATCTACTCTATTGGCGACGGGCGGGTACCGTACAGTGGAATATCGATGGCTCGATTTCCGGTAATCAGTCCGAGTTATTCGGGTTACAACCCAATACGGATTATGAGTGGCAGATACGTTCCCGTTGTATCCCCTCAGAGATTTCTTTGCTGTCGCCCGTCCAAACCTTCACTACAACGGCTCAAGGCTGTCCGGATTTTGAACTGGTTGACCTCCAGATCTTATCTACTACTGCCGACGAAGTAACCTTTAGCGTTACCGTGGCCAATATAGGGACAGAGCCTGGCTACGTGGGCGGTGATGCGCTCAATCCCAATGGAATTACGTATATCCAGTTTCATTTTTCTACAGATGAGATAATCGGTAATGCAGATGACAGTGCAGCGGGCGGCGGAGAATTTTTTGGAGAATCTTCCGGATATGTGGTCATGGGAACCAGTACAACCAATACTTATACCCTACAGCGTCCTGAACCCTGTTATGGATATTTGGTAGCTACCTACGATTTTATCGGAGGCGTAACAGAATGCAATGAAACGAATAACGCCGACATTCAACCTTTTGCAGCGTTGTGGCCGGCTCCCCAAAGCCTGACCACCTCAGAAATCACCGATCAATCCGCCAGGCTGGAATGGGACATGGTATCGGGGCAACCTTACCGTGCTCGTTACCGGCAGGTGGGAAGCACCAGTTGGACCTATTCTCCTACCTTCCTGGAATCGTTTAACTGGTGGAATGTTTCCGGCTTATCGCCGTGTTCAGCATACGAATGGCAAGTAAGCATTAATTGCTACGCCATAGGGGATTATTGGTCCGATCTTGATTTTTTCTCAACAGAATGTATTTCCTGTTCTGAGCTGATAGCGCCAGCTGATGGAGCAATGGGCGCATCCGCAGATCAGGATTTATCCTGGACGGCAGCAGATGGTAGCCCTTCGGGGTATCGGTTGACAGTTGAAACTTCGCCTGGGTTTGGGAATATCTTAAATAATGTGGATGTAGGCAATGTGACAAACTACGCATTGGACCCCTTGCCTTACAATGCTACCATTTACGTGTCTGTCCATCCGTACTACCCCTTTCAAACCCAACAGGATTGCCCGCAAATGAGCTTTCAGGTAGAAGCTGCTCCTTCAGATTGTTCATGGAACTTACAGAACAGCAGCGTAACAGATTATCTCACCGATATTTATATGGTAAACAATCAGGTGGGTTATGCCGTTGGAACCTACTGGCGCATCCTCAAAACGGCCGATGGAGGAGCCAACTGGACAAGCCTCTACAGTATAGGCTCTTTTGAAAGTTGGGCAGCCGTCCATTTTATAGATGAGAATACCGGTTGGGTTTCTGGGACAGGAGGCGCCATCTGGAAAACGGAGGATGGAGGGGCGAACTGGACCCCCCAGTCCACCAATACGAGCAGCTATATTCGCGACCTCGCCTTTTCAAACGCAAATACCGGCTGGGCAGTAGGGGAAAATGGATTGATCCTGAAGACCACCAATGGCGGTGTAAGTTGGGAAACACAAAACAGCCCTACTTTCGAGTTGTTAAATGCGGTCTCATTTGTGGATGAATCCTATGGCTGGGCCGTCGGTTTCTCCGGTACGATAATCAAAACGGCCGATGGAGGAATAACCTGGAACAGTTTATCCAGTGGTACGACATCCTATCTGAGAGGGGTACATTTTGTGAATAGTTCAGTAGGCTGGGCCGTAGGTGGTGGAAATACCCTGCTAAAAACAGTCGATGGAGGTATTTCCTGGCAAGCCCAATCGGCAGGAAGCACCTCCGGTTTTTCCGCTTGTTATTTTTCAGATGTTAACCTTGGCTGGGTGGTCGGCCAGTTAGGAGCTGTTTTTAATACTATGAACGGGGGGCAAAGCTGGCAGCAGGAAAACAATCCGGAAACCGTCACTTTTAATGAAATAACACAAGTCCAAACCGGGGAACGGTGGATGGTTGGCGCTGATGGAAAGATCGTGTATTCTGATTGTTTCGCCACAGGGGTATCTACTCCCGGCTGCACCGATCCTACTGCCCACAATTTCAACCCCAATGCCACTGAGGACGATGGCTCCTGCCAAACCTGCTCCGACGGCATCCAAAACGGCGACGAAACCGGCATTGACTGCGGCGGCCTGGATTGCCCTCCCTGCCCCTCCCTCACTACCACCTGGCCCTCCAACCCATGCCTGGAAACCGGAAGCCCCCAAATCATCACCTGGTCTGCATCAAACAGCATCACTGCCGTGCAGATCGAATACTGCCAGGTAGGCGGCGCCTGCTACCCCATCGTTTCGACGACTCCCAATGACGGGATATTCTCCTGGACGGTGAATGGCGCCAACGGTACCGGAGACTACTTCATCCGCATTTCGAGTGCCGCCGATCCTTCCATTACCTCGGACGGGGCGGTATTTCAGATTTCCAATGACTGCACACCTCCCTCCTGCGGCGACAACACCTGCGATCCCAGCGAGGATTGCCAGTCCTGTCCCGAAGACTGCCCCCCCTGCCCCACTGCCGACCCTTCCCTCGTTTCCCTGAGCAGCAACCAAATCCAAATCCAGTATGCCGGGCCAGTGGATGGCACCTCTCTTACTACCGCTTCGCTCCGGATATGGGGGGGGGAAACGGGATTGCGAACAGGCACTTATGCCGCCGCCGGTAGCCTGGCCACTTTTACGGCGGATGAGCCCTTCCGGCCCGGGGAACTGCTGCACATCGTCGCCCTCAGCACCGTGCAGTATTCGGGCGGATCCGCTGCTCCTGCCTACAGCTGGATCCGGCAGGCGCCGGCCACCAACCCGACGCCTCCTTATTTTGCCAATATCGCGAATACCGGCATCGTGCTGCCGGCGGCGGCCTATGCCAACGCCTATCAGTTCCTCGCCCTGGATCTCAACCGGGACGGCAGGCAGGATCTGTTGTACCGTTACCATGCTTCTAATGGCGCGAGCACCAACGTGCTCGTTTATCTCCGCAATCCTGACAACAGCTTCGCCGCGCCGGCCACGTATTCCAATTCCGCTTCCTATTCCGTATTGAGTTGGGCGCCGGACCTCAACAACGACGGTTATCCGGATCTCCTCATCATGCACAATGTCCCATCTCAGGTCCAGGTACGCTTAAATGATGGCGCGGGCGCTTTTGGCAATGCGGCTTATTATCCGGTTACCAATTATTGCAATGGAGTTACCTACTGCGATGTTGACCTGGATGGCGACCTCGACGTGCTGGCTTATGCCGGAAACGCATCTCTTCCCGCGAATACAGTCAGCATCCTGATCAACAACGGCGACGGCACTTTCCAGCCTCAGCAGACGATCTCTACCGGGGTTTTCAGCAGCTCCCTGGTGCCTGCCGATGTCGATAATGACGGGGATATGGACTTGCTCTACACCTCCAATACCGCTTATAATTCAACTCCGGCTTTCCGGGTTTTCCTGAATGACGGAGCCGGGACATTCAGCCTGAATACCAACGAGCTCAATCCGGCGCTCCGGTATATCCTCGGAGCCTTTGACTACAATGAGGATGGGATCGTGGATATCCTGTCCAGCCGCCCGGGGTTAGAGGTACATCAGGCCAACAGCACATTGCCCTGGACCTTGAGCAACCCCGCCACGCTGGATAATTACAGCGGCCGGACTTATACCGGCGACCTGGACAGCGACGGCGACCTGGACGTCATCAGCCCCAATCGCTATGACGGAGCCAGTTGGAATAACCTGCCCATGCAATACTTCCTAAATGACGGGAATGGCGGGTTTTCAGGGGTAACTACCAACCAGATCCTTCCCAATGGCCAATCCGGCCTTTCTGATTATGACGGCGACGGCGACCTGGATATATTTTATGTAGAAAACGGGGCCGTTTACGTGGCTTTGAACGGGCCGCTGCCCCTCCCCCTTTGTTCTAACCTGGTGGATCCCGCTAACGGCGCCATGGACGTCCCGGTTAACGCCGGCCTGGCCTGGGCGGCTGCGGACGGCGCTGTCGGCTACCGGCTCACCGCAGGCACCAGCCCGGGCGGCACGGATATTCTGGACAATGTGGATGTGGGGGATGTGACGGCTTACGACCCGGGGCCGCTTCCCTACAATGCTGCCATTTATGTGACCGTAACGCCCTACAATAGCGCAGGGGATGCTGCGGCCTGCGCGGAAGAGTCCTTTATGACGGCCGGTTGCCCGGATATGGTGCTTGAAAACCTGAGCTACAATAACGGAGTGCTGTACGTCGAGTTTACCAACATCGGCACAGCCCTGGCCGACCTGACGCGCACAGAGGCCAAGTTTTCCTATTCCCCGGATGGCAACCCCACCACCGCGTACGCCACGCAAACAGGGTTCGGAGACTTCGGCCCCTATCTGGCCACTGGCGAGTCGTGGGTGCTGAATATCAACGTCGACCCCAATTACAACAACTATCCCTATTTCGTAGGTCAAGTTGATTTCTTTGATGAGATAGCGGAATGCGACGAAACCAACAACATTTCCGTCTTTGCCCTCACCCTGGGCTGTACGGACCCGTCTGCCCACAACTACAACCCCAATGCCAACTCGGATGACGGCTCCTGCGAGACCTGCTCCGACGGCATCCAGAATGGCGACGAAACAGGCGTTGATTGCGGTGGATTCCTCTGCAATCCCTGCCCATGCACCACCGTCGTCACCAACACTAATGACAGCGGGCCCGGCTCGCTGCGAGAGGCCATCAATTGCGCCAACAGTAACCCCGGCCCTGGTCTGATTACCTTCGACATATCCGGTTCCGGACCTTTTGTCATTCAGGTGCCGGTTAATGCTCCCTTACCCAATTTGACGGATGACGCGACCGTCATCGACGCCACCACTCAACCGAACTACTCGCCTGGCCTGATTGAGGTGGCATTGGCTAGCCAAAGTTCCGTGATGGGCTTTACCATTGGAGCGGATAATTGTGAAATATACGGCCTGAAAATTACGGGTTTTTATACAGGGATCAGAATGACCCAACTTTTTGGAGCTTCCCGTACGGTATACATCGGTGCGCCCGGCAAGGGTAATGTATTTTACAATAATGTCCAGGGCGTAGGGATTTATGGAGAAATACCCAGAGCGATCGTACAATCCAACGAATTTTACGGCGACTTTTCCATGGATTTTACTGGGGTGCATACCCAAGGAAATGATAATGTGATTGGTGGAAATGATCCGACCGAGGGAAATATTATTCATGATCTTAAGTTTGGCGTGTATTATGCCAATGTAAATAGTACAAATGTTGCGAGCCGGAAAAATCAATTCTACTGCAATACTATTCCTATAATCGGTCCATCCAGTACGACCACTGCTCCTCCTCAGGTTTTAGTATCGACCACTACCTTGATTTCAGGTACCGCTTCCCCCAACTCAACCGTCGAAGTATTTTATGCCGACAATACCTGCAGTGCAGATCCTTGCCAGGGGAGGGATTTTATTGCGGAGACTACATCTGATGGAAATGGGAACTGGTCTGTTCAGGGAAGCTTTGTTGCTGGTAGTGCCGCCACAGCAACGGCTAAAAGCGGCAACTTGCATACTTCAAGGTTTGCGTCCTGCCAGGATATTACCCTGCTTTGCCCCGACCTGGCTATTGAAAACCTAACCTATGACAACGGCGCTCTCCATGCCGAAGTCACCAACGTTGGCACAGCCCAGGCCGACCTGTCGGGAATTAATATCAACTTCTCCTATTCCCCTGATGGAAATCCAACTAGCAGTTTTGCAGGTCAATTGCAATTTGGAGGTTTTGGCCCTTATCTGAATCCAGGTGAATCGCATATCCTAAGCGGTAATGTTGGTCTTAACTATAATAATTATCCGAATTTTGTAGCCCAGGTTGATGTTTTTGATGAAATGGCGGAATGCGATGAAACCAACAATATTACCGTCTTTGCACTGACCCTGGGTTGCACAAATCCTGATGCCCATAACTATGACCCTGATGTTAATTCGGAGAACGGTTCCTGTGAAACTTGTGAGGATGGAGTCCTAAACGGCGATGAAACAGACATAGATTGCGGTGGAGCTTCATGCGCCCCTTGCGTATGCGCCACCATCGTCACCAGCACCAGCGACAGCGGCCCGGGCTCTCTGCGGGAAGCTATCAACTGTGCAAACAGCAATGCCGGCCCGGATGTCATCAGCTTTGGTATTCCCGGGGCTAGTCCGCACATCATCAGCCTGGCGAGCGCCTTGCCCACCATTACAGACGATAATACGGTGATCGATGCTACGCTGAACGGCTACTCTCTTGGCGACATCGTCCTGGAAGGCAGCTCTTCTTCGGGAGATGGGGTAATTATGGTGCAGAGCAATTCCGGTTTTGAATTGTACGGAATGGTCGTCAGGCAAGGCCAGTACCGGGGACTGAACCTGATCAATTGCTCCAATTTCATAATTGGGGCACCCGGAAAACCAAATAGTATTTACAATAATGGACAGGCCTGGCAAAACGCCGAAAACGTATTTGTGGCCGATGCCAATAGCGGCACCATTCAGAATAACCGGATCGGGGTAACCGAAGCCTTTGCGATGGGGAATGACAATCCTAATGTAGGCCTCACGGTTTATGGCCAGGATGTTTTGATCGGAGGATCAAGGGCTATGGGCGAAGGCAATACGATGGGAGGAAACGTACATCATAACCTTTTAATGAGAGGCTCTCCGCTCCTGAACGGGCCATTGTCCAACAATATCACAGCACAAGGAAATGATATCGGAACGGGGCCTAACGGCACCGAAGACTACGGGGCACTGAACGGTATCTATGTCTTCGGCGATAATGAATTTTTCAAAATAGGTGGAGATAATAGCGATTTCTCTAACAGGATCGCCTTTAATTCCTACGGTGTTTCCAGAGAACACGGCATCTCAACGGTACAGATCACAAAAAACCTGATTTACTGCAACAATATCGGAATGAAAGATTGGGAAACCAGTTACACTTATCCCAATATTTCAACGGCAACGACAATAGAGATAACCGGAATCTCCAATGCGGGAGATATCATTGAGGTTTTTGCCAATGATGACGCCTCATGCCCAGGATTTTTGTGCCAGGGCAAAAACTACCTGGGCAATGCTGTTGCCGACGCCAGCGGAAATTGGTCACTCAGCGGAACGTTCAGCCCTGGAGCCAGGGTTATTGCTACCGCAACCGACGGTAACAATAACACTTCGGAATTTTCTAATTGCCTGGAAGTTATAGAATGCACCGACATCTGGTACCTGGACGCCGACGACGACTCCTTCGGCAACCCCGACGTCAGCCAGATAGCCTGCATCCAGCCCCCCAATTACGTAGCGAACAATCAGGACTGCGATGACGCCAACCCGGCCATCCACCCCAACGCCACGGAGGTATGCGACGATGCCGACAACAACTGCAACGGCTACACCGACACCGACGACCCGGAACTGGTGGACAACACCCCGCCGGATGCCGCCTGCGCCGATTTTACCGCTCAACTGGATGCAACCGGCAACGCTGCCATAGCTGCCACCGACATAGACGGCGGCTCGGAGGATGCCTGCGGCATCGCCTCCAGCACGGTGGCCCCCAATGCTTTCGGCTGCAGTGAACTGGGCGATCATGTCGTCACGCTCACGGTGACCGACCATACCGGGTTGATTTCTACCTGCACCGCCACCGTCACCGTGCAGGGCCCCGACGCCGACGGCGATGGCGTCTGCGACAGCGGCGACCCCTGCCCCTTCGACCCGGACAACGACAACGACGGCGACGGCGTCTGCGGCGACGTAGACCCCTGCCCCAACGACCCGGATAACGACATCGACGGCGACGGCTTCTGCGGCGACGTAGACAACTGCCCCTTCGATGCCAACCCCAGCCAATACGACCTCGATGCAGACGGCATCGGCGATGCCTGCGACCCGCTGGTGTACATCGGCGAAGTGGCCACCAATCTGTCGGACTACATCGAAAACATCGGCCTCAACTCAAGCGTGGAGCTGGCGGTGACCCGAAGGCTGGACCTGGCAGTCAGCCGCTTCTGCAACTACAGCAGCCCCGGCCCGGCTATCAGCTCCCTGAACAATTTGATTGCCTATGTGCAGTACCAAAGCGGCAACAATATTCCTCCCGCTGATGCCGATTACATCCTGGCCCAACTGCAGGCCCTGATTGACGCCATCAACGCCGGGACGGTGCAATGCGGCTCCGGCAATTTGCGCAGCGCTCCGGGAGCTTCCGCCGGGGAAACTTCCGCCGGGATACAGCTTGTTTTATACCCCAATCCGGCCACTCGCGAATTGAACATTCAGGTGGCGGGCCTGGAAACCGATGCCCGGCTGGCCATCTTCGACAAGCTGGGGCGGCAGGTATGGGTAGCTGATATGGAAGCAGGACAAACCAGGCTACAGGTAGCTTTGGAAGAAAACCGCTACGCCAACGGCCTTTACCTGGTGCGCCTGGCCGCTGCGGAAAAAACGGTGACGAAGCGGTTGATCGTGAACAGGTGA